The genomic interval GGGTTTTTGATGGCTGGCCGCCAGCGGGGATGGCGGCAGGGTGATCGCTGGGGAGGAAGGCCAGTACCGGCGTGCGCCCTGATGCCGCAGCCGGCCATTTTTGTCGCGTTTGAGGTGCCTGTTCGCCCGTCCCCCTCTGATGGGGGACGTCCCCCATATGGTGAGATGGTGGCGCAGCTATTCTGCTCTAGGGTGGATTGGCCCCAAAGAGGGCCATATGGAAGCAAACCGCCTGATGGCGCTACTCAATGAATGAGGAAACATGATGAAAGCAACTCCCCTTGCCCTGCTGCTGGCCAGCGTGCTGGCCTCTCCGCTCTGCGCCGCCGGGCTCGACGCCAGGCTCACCCTGGTGGATGGCAGCACCGATGATGTGCGCGTCAACCTGACCCTGACCAACACGGGTGACAAGCCCATCCGCTTGCTCAAGTGGCAGCTGCCGGGCAGCGAAGATGCCCCTCTGTTCCTGGTGGAGCGCGACGGCGAGAAGGTCAGCTATGAGGGGGCCCTGATCAAGCGAGCCGCACCGACCGACAAGGACTTCCAGTTGCTCAAGGCTGGTCAGAGCCTGACGGTGCAGGCGGAGGTCTCCGGTCTCTACGACATGAGCACCCAGGGTCAGTACAGCATCCGTTACCTGTTGCCGACCGTGGCGCAGGAGGCGAGAGCCGCCAAGGCCAGACAGGCCCAGGCGAGCGAGTCCAATGCCGTGACTCTGTGGGTAGAGGGGGTCAATGATGAGCGAGTGCAGGCCAAGGTGGCCGCCACCGAACCTGCGGCCCTGACCGCCTCGGTCAGCTTCAGCGGTCGCTGCAGCAACACCCAGAAGAGCGACATCCTGGCCGCGCTCGATGCCGCCAGCGGCATCAGCAACAACTCCAGCAGCTACCTGGCGGTGGACAAGCCGGATGGCCAGCGTTACCGCAGCTGGTTTGGCGCCTATGATGCCTCCCGCTGGAACCAGGCCGAGGCACAATTCAGCAAGATCAAGGATGCCATCGACAACAAGCCGCTCACCTTCGACTGCGGCTGCAAGCAGAGCTACTTCGCCTATGTCTATCCGGATCAGCCCTACAAGGTCTATCTGTGCAAGAGCTTCTGGACTGCCCCCGTCACCGGGACAGATTCCCGCGCCGGCACCATAGTCCACGAGCTGAGCCACTTCAACGTGGTGGCGGGTACCGATGATCTGGGTTACGGTCAGGCCAATGCCCGCAATCTGGCGAGCACGGATCCGGTCAAGGCGCTCAACAACGCCGACAACCACGAGTATTTCGCCGAGAATACCCCGAGCGAAAACTGAGTCGTAAGCAGGGGCCGGATGGCCCCTTTTTTGACGGAGGCACCATGATGACACTCTTGCTCACCACCCTGGCGCTGGCGCCCTTGCAGTGCGAGCTGTCGGTCAGCGCCGAGAGCGGGGTGAACGAGCCCCTGCCCCTGGTGATGACGTTGACCAACAAGGGGGAGGGGCCACTCGAGGTATTGACCTGGTTCACCCCCTTTGAGGGCTGGTTCGCCGACGCCATCGATCTCACCTTCGGCGAGCAGCTGGTGCCCTACAAGGGCCCCCTTGCCAAGCGTGGCGAGCCCGGTGCCGACGACTTCCTCCTGTTGGGGCCGGGGGAGCAGAGTCAGGCGGATGCGGATCTGACTCTGGTCTATGATCTGTCGCGTCCAGGAACCTATCGCCTGCGCTATCGCGCCCCCCTCTCTACCCTGACTCAGGGGGCGGCACCCAACTGCCCAGCCATCAGCTTTAACCGGGTTGCCTTGCCCTAGGGGCGCTAAGGATGAGAGGCCGCGCCCAGCAACCCCACAGCGCGGGCGGCGCTCGCCAGATAATGGGGTGAGCGGGCCTGCTCCCGCCAGCAGCAGTGCACCAGCTTGATCAGGTGATCGTCCAGGCTCTCGATCGCCAGCGGCAACACTTGTGCCCAATCCAGCCCAGCCGTATCCGGCCAGCGCTGGGCCTGCAGCTCTGGTGCCCCGACTGTGACATAGGCGGCGGCCACCGCCTGCCACATCAGGCGCTGCCAGGGCGCTTTCAGCTCATCCGGCAGGTGGCGGTCGACGATGGCGGCGGCCCGGCTGCCGGTCACCATATGCAAGACGGTGAAGTTGCCGGTCTGCCAGTAGAGGGGCAGGGCGGCCTCGGTCAGCTGTGCCAGCACATCTTGCCCGTCATCGAGGCTTTGCGGCAGCGACTCCGGCCAGCGGGGATCCGCCGCCACCTGCCGCAGGCGGGCGGTGATCCAGTCTCCCTCCCAGCGTGACCCCTCCCACTGGGCTGACAGCCCCGCCAGCAGGCGGGTGATGTCCCGGCTGGGGGCACCCATTCCTGCAGGCAGGATCAGGGCCTTGCACTGCCAGGCGGCCAGCGCCGCCGCCTGCTCCCCCAAGTGACCGTTTTCCAGCGCACAGGCGAAGCGAATAAGCGGATGAAAGGCGCCTCCCGCCGGGGAGAAACGCCGGGCCAGCAGCTCCTCGAAGCAAGGCAGCCAGCCCTCTTCGGCAAACCGGGTCCGCAGTTGCTGGCGCAGTGCCACGAACAGGGCCTCCTCCTCTTCACCCTGGTTGTCAACCCCGCTTGGCAGGGCTTGAGTGGTCTGCCAGTGGGTGAAGAAGCGCTGCAACTGCCGGGGGCTGGCTCCCATCTCGTGCAGGGCGTGCAGCGCCATGGGACAGTGGTTGGTGGTGCCGCGACCATTGAGGGCGAAGGCCTGGTTGGCATCGAGCAGAGCGTAGAGATGATCCATTAGCATTTGACTCCTTTTGTCAGGGGAGACAGGATTATGCAAGTTGAAGTTAACTTGAGATCAAGGATGAGATCGGATCGTAAGTGGCTGGCCATAGGCCAGATAGCCAAACGTGCCGGCGTGAACGCCAGCGCCCTGCGCTTCTACGAGCAGAAGGGGCTGATCCAGAGTCTGCGCAGCGAAGGCGGCCGACGTCTCTACCCGCAGGATGCGCTGCGGCGCATCGCCTTTATCCGGGTGGCGCAAGGGATGGGCCTCAGCCTCGACGAGATAGCCGGGGCCCTTCAGGGCCTGCCCGATGGCCGCACGCCGGATCGCCACGACTGGGAGCGGATCGCCGGTCAGTGGCAGTCGCTGCTGGACAGGCGCATAGACGCCCTGCAGCTGATGAAGCGCAAACTCAGCGCCTGTATCGGCTGTGGCTGCCTGTCGCTCGAGCATTGCGCCCTCTACAACCCGGAGGACAGGGCCGCAGGCCAGGGGAGCGGCCCTCGTTACTTGCTGGGGGAGCTGCCCCCCGTCGATGAATAGCAGGCGGGCGAGCCCCTGATCCAGAGGGCTCCCCGTGCCTTCGTCTTCTCTCTTCTCTCTTTGCTCTTTCTGGTTCCTCTTTTTCTGCCCCTTGCTCTACTCTTCAGCCCCTCTGCCGGCGCATCGCATCGCCACCTTGGTTGGCGTTATCCACTATTTCGCTAAATATCCTCGTATTTCATGGTTGGGCGATGAAACGCCCCGCGATATGTTTTGTCCATGCCGATAGTCAGCCGGTTCAATATTCGACATCGCAGTGAAGAATATTAATCAGTCCGCTACTGATTCAGGCTTTGAAAATAACTATTGCATGGCGCCAATCAATATTGTTTGGCAAGCGTTCCGGGTGTTTATAAATATAACGAGGTGGATCATGAATAAAGTACGCTCCCTGTTTTTGCTGGCGGCACTTCCGCTGGCCCTGATGACATCGGCCGAGGCCCAATCCAGCCTCGCCGCCATCCAGAGCGCCGGGGTGATCAAGATAGGGACCGAAGGGGCCTATCCTCCCTTCACCTACCACGACAAGAGCGGCAAGCTGGTGGGCTTTGATGTGGAGATTGGCGAGCTGATCGCAAGCGGTCTCGGTGTGAAGCCACAGTTCGTCGAAGGCAAGTGGGACGGGCTCATCGCCGGGGTGGATGCCAAGCGCTACGATCTGGTGCTCAACGAAGTGGCCATCACGCAGGAGCGACTGAAAAAGTATGATTTTTCAGATCCCTACATCACCTCCAAGGCGGTGATAGTGGTGCATAGCGACAACCACAGCATCAAGAGTTTCGCGGATCTGAAGGGCAAGAAGTCCTCCCAGTCCCTGACCAGCAACTTCGCCCAGCTGGCGAAGTCATCGGGCGCCGAGGTGGTGGCCACCGAGGGCTTCAACCAGTCCCTGGAGCTGGTGCTGACCGGGCGGGTGGATGCCACCATCAACGACAGCCTCTCCTTCCTTGACTTCAAGAAGCAGAAACCGGACGCCAGACTGAAGGTGGCGGCTACCGAGGCGAAGGGGGATCAATCCGCCGCCTTGCTGGCCAAGGGGCAGCCGGAATTGCTGGCCGCCATCAATCAGGCGCTGCGCACCGCCAAGCAGGATGGCAGCTATCAAAAAATATCGGTTAAATATTTTGGCACTGACGTCTCGCAATAATATTGCGGCAACATAATAACGACAGAGGTAATTAACGTGCCAACCTGGTTGCAGTTAATGATCGACTCTTTTTGGCCCCTGCTCAGTGCGGGGCTTATTTTCACCGTGCCGCTGACCCTGATCACCTTCGTGCTGGGAATATTGCTCGGTTTCCTGGTGGCGCTGGCAAGGTTGTATGGTCCCACACCGCTGGTGGCCCTGGTCCGTTTCTATGTCTGGCTTGTCCGAGGCACCCCGCTGCTGGTGCAGCTCTTTCTTATCTTCTACGGCTTGCCGAGCGCCGGCATAGTGCTGGATGCCTTCACCGCCGCCGTCATCGGTTTTACCCTCAACATCGGCGCCTACAGCTCGGAGATCATCCGTGCCACCCTGGCGGCCATCCCCAAGGGGCAGTGGGAGGCGGCGCACTCCATCGGCATGAGCTGGCCCCAGGCGATGTGGCGGGTGATATTGCCGCAGGCGGCGCGCATCGCAGTGCCGCCGCTCTCCAACACCTTCATCTCCCTGGTCAAGGACACCTCGCTGGCGGCGGCGGTGACAGTGCCTGAACTGTTTCAGGCGGCCCAGCGGCTCGCCTCCGTCACCTATGAGCCGCTCATCCTCTACATAGAGACGGCCCTCATCTACCTGCTGTTCAGCTCTGTGCTCTCCACCCTGCAAGACCGGCTGGAGCGCAGATTGACCCACAAAGAGACCCGGGAGGTCGCCTTATGATCCGGTTGAGCGG from Aeromonas rivipollensis carries:
- a CDS encoding M35 family metallo-endopeptidase, giving the protein MMKATPLALLLASVLASPLCAAGLDARLTLVDGSTDDVRVNLTLTNTGDKPIRLLKWQLPGSEDAPLFLVERDGEKVSYEGALIKRAAPTDKDFQLLKAGQSLTVQAEVSGLYDMSTQGQYSIRYLLPTVAQEARAAKARQAQASESNAVTLWVEGVNDERVQAKVAATEPAALTASVSFSGRCSNTQKSDILAALDAASGISNNSSSYLAVDKPDGQRYRSWFGAYDASRWNQAEAQFSKIKDAIDNKPLTFDCGCKQSYFAYVYPDQPYKVYLCKSFWTAPVTGTDSRAGTIVHELSHFNVVAGTDDLGYGQANARNLASTDPVKALNNADNHEYFAENTPSEN
- a CDS encoding questin oxidase family protein is translated as MLMDHLYALLDANQAFALNGRGTTNHCPMALHALHEMGASPRQLQRFFTHWQTTQALPSGVDNQGEEEEALFVALRQQLRTRFAEEGWLPCFEELLARRFSPAGGAFHPLIRFACALENGHLGEQAAALAAWQCKALILPAGMGAPSRDITRLLAGLSAQWEGSRWEGDWITARLRQVAADPRWPESLPQSLDDGQDVLAQLTEAALPLYWQTGNFTVLHMVTGSRAAAIVDRHLPDELKAPWQRLMWQAVAAAYVTVGAPELQAQRWPDTAGLDWAQVLPLAIESLDDHLIKLVHCCWREQARSPHYLASAARAVGLLGAASHP
- the soxR gene encoding redox-sensitive transcriptional activator SoxR translates to MRSDRKWLAIGQIAKRAGVNASALRFYEQKGLIQSLRSEGGRRLYPQDALRRIAFIRVAQGMGLSLDEIAGALQGLPDGRTPDRHDWERIAGQWQSLLDRRIDALQLMKRKLSACIGCGCLSLEHCALYNPEDRAAGQGSGPRYLLGELPPVDE
- a CDS encoding amino acid ABC transporter substrate-binding protein translates to MNKVRSLFLLAALPLALMTSAEAQSSLAAIQSAGVIKIGTEGAYPPFTYHDKSGKLVGFDVEIGELIASGLGVKPQFVEGKWDGLIAGVDAKRYDLVLNEVAITQERLKKYDFSDPYITSKAVIVVHSDNHSIKSFADLKGKKSSQSLTSNFAQLAKSSGAEVVATEGFNQSLELVLTGRVDATINDSLSFLDFKKQKPDARLKVAATEAKGDQSAALLAKGQPELLAAINQALRTAKQDGSYQKISVKYFGTDVSQ
- a CDS encoding amino acid ABC transporter permease, translated to MIDSFWPLLSAGLIFTVPLTLITFVLGILLGFLVALARLYGPTPLVALVRFYVWLVRGTPLLVQLFLIFYGLPSAGIVLDAFTAAVIGFTLNIGAYSSEIIRATLAAIPKGQWEAAHSIGMSWPQAMWRVILPQAARIAVPPLSNTFISLVKDTSLAAAVTVPELFQAAQRLASVTYEPLILYIETALIYLLFSSVLSTLQDRLERRLTHKETREVAL